The following DNA comes from Methanosarcina vacuolata Z-761.
CCAGTAAACAAGGGAAAGAGCTTTTCTACCTTTGTTGTTTGTGGGAATTACAAGATCCACATTTGAAATCAGGTTGTTAGTGTCACAGAGTGCTACAACAGGCACCCCGATGCTTGAAGCTTCCTTTAGTACCTGGGCATCGCCTGCAGGGTCGGTTACGATCACAACATCAGGCTCAAAGAAACCATGGATCTGAGGGTTTGTAAGTAACCCTGGGATAAACCTTCCGAGCATTGCTCTTGTGCCTAATGATCTGGAAAACATCCTTGCAGGATGCTGCCCGTACTGCCTTGAAGAAACCACAAGGATCCTTGAAGGGTCATAGTGAGACAGCAATTTTGCTGCAACTCTTATTCTTTCATCTGTTGACTGGATGTCAAGCACATATAATCCATCAGTTCTGACCCTGTATACGAAACGCATCATGTCCTGGGTCTTTTGCTGGGTGCCTATGTGAACGCCTGCTGCCAGGTATTCGTCAATAGAAACAAGAGATGTAGAACCTTCTTTAGCAGAAGGCTCTTCTTCCTCTGCTTCTACAGGCACAGATCCGGTTTTTGCTGCGGCTTCCTTTTCAGGTGCAGGTTTTACTTCAGCCACGACATCTTCTTCAGGCAAAGGCTGTTCGTTATTTTCCTCCTGCCCTGTCTGCTCATTTTCCTCCATAAAGTCACCTCATAATATAGAATCAACAATAAAACACATTCAATTTCTGAAAATGTTATCCCACTGCGTTTTTAACTGGTTTTACGTTTGACCGTTATAGGAATAACTCCGGCCTTCAACTCTTCAATAGCAAGATTAAGAGGGTCCAGCCGCCCGTCATCTTCAACAAGGACAGGAGCTCCCATTGCAATTTGCAATGCTCTTGCACCTATGATCCGTGCACGCTCGAACCGGGTATACTTTTCCTTGACCAACTGATCACCCTGAAATTTAAAAACGCTCCGATGAATTCCGATAATTAATAATCATGATAAGTTTGATATTTTACAGTACATGCCTTAAAACCAGCACCCTGAAACTAGGGGTATGGGACCGCTGAGATTCGAACTCAGGTTCCGGCGTCCCGAACGCCGAAGGATGGACCAAGCTACCCTACGGTCCCTTTACTGGTACGGCGAAAGCACATCAACGAGTTCAACATGGCTTAAAAACATTCTGCGGCAGCAGTAGCGGGTGATCCCAAGATCATCCAATACCACGGCAGCGTTTTCGCCATCATTGACACGTCTTTTGTACTCATCCCAATAGTTTGAGATTACTTTTCCACATGAGAAACATCGGACTGGGATCATAGTCTTACCTGTAAGATTTCTGGTATTTAGCCCTTGCTCCGGGTCCACCAAAGTTCTTTGATTCTTTCTGCCTGGAATCGCTTACAAGTAAATTGCGGTCATAGCTTGCGAAGTTATCTCTGATGATTGTGTCATTTGTCCATTCCACAATACCTCTGGCAACTGCGGTCCTTACCGCATTAGCCTGTCCGATAATTCCGCCGCCCCTGACATCTACATTAATGTCAAGTCCGGAGACCACTTCATCTCCTGCGATCAGCAGGGGTTCTGAGATCTTCATCATTACAAGCTCTGGAGTATATAGCTCGAGAGGAATTTTGTTGATCCTGACCTTTCCGGTTCCTTTTGTGACTGTTGCACGTGCAGTTGCAGTCTTGTGCTTTCCAGATGAATTAACTACTTTGACCATGAGGACTCACCCTTTAAAATTTTGAACCCATTTTCTGGCTCACTTCACCAAGTTCAATATATTTACTTGAACTTAGAAGCCTCATATCGGCATCTGCAATTGTGATTGCTTCAGTGTCCTTGAATTCAGAGGGAACACCTACATAGACCTTAAGCCTGGACATTGCGTCCCTGCCTCTTGCTCTCTTATGGGGCAGCATGCCACGGATAGTCCTCTTAAGGATGCGGTCCGGACGCTTCGGGAAGTAAGGCCCGAATTCCATACTACCTCTCTCCCGGGTTTGCCGGTATTCTTTGAGGGTGGTCGCCCTTGAGCCAGAAATTACAGCTTTTTCAGCGTTTACAATATATATCTCTTCGTCTCCTGAAAGCAACTGTTTTGCAACTGTACTTGCAAGACGTCCTAGAATAAGCCCATTTGCATCGATAACCGTCATCTTCGACACCTCAGCGGAAAATCCGGATACCGGACCCTTTTGGATTTTCATCCATTATCTCTTCGAGACTCAGGCACTTGCCACCGGCTTCAGTGATCTTTTCAACTGCGGAGCCACTGAAGGTTAAAGCCGCAACAGTTACAGGGTGGTCAAGGAGACCTGCGCCCAGCACTTTTCCCGGAATAAGCAGAACATCGTCCTCTGCCGTGTGTCTGTTAATCTTACTTATATTCACAGCCGCATAGTTTCTGGACGGCATCTCAAGACGTCCCGCGATATCCTTCCAGATGGGGGCGGTATTTGTATTTGCCCTCTCCTTCAGGGTAAGAATCAGGGAAACGATTCTTGGATTTGTTTTTCTTGTCAGTTTTACCAGTGATCTTTTACCCAATGTATGTTCCTCCGCAAGATTTGTATAAACCTCACTCACGCGGAAAAAAATTCCCTATCGCGTTCGAACATCGCTATAGCTGCCCCTTTGGAACTTGATCCAGAAGCAGCAAATTTAAAGAACAAGCGATTAGTCGGAATTGGTATGATGTGAATAACATTTCTAGTACATAAAGATTATGTGCATCATTAGTCCTATTTACAAGAATTCCAAATAATAATCTTCTTTTGTCTCTGATATTTTTTTGTTTCTGTTTGCTTATAGTCTCAATCTTCGATTTACTCATTAATTATAATACTTGCTTTTGGAACTAACCTGGAAACTAACTTGTATAGATAGAATGTATTAGATAGAAATTCTATTTTTATAATATTAAACAAATTATACTATCTAGGGAATAATCAGTGTTTAGGGAATCTAGGGAATATAGGGGATAATCAGTTTCAGGAAGGCGGGAAAATCTCGCATACAATTAGTATCCGATCTATAATCAGGCAATATCCGCTCTATAATCAGGCGGCAAATGAAGCTAGAATTCCTTATGAGTGTCACTAATATATTACTGCGCCTGGTACAAAATATGAAATAAGCGGGCAGAAAACCGCAGACAGGAATCCGCAGACAGAAATTCGCAGACAGAAATTCGCAGACAGAAATTCGCAGACAGGAAATGGGTGATATTAGCATGCTGACAGTTATTCAATACCTTCTGGATAGATTAAAGCAACTGGGGATAAGGGATATTTTCGGCGTACCAGGGGACTTTGCATTTCCGATCAACAACGCCATATGTGATGATAAAGAGCTTCGCTGGATAGGCTGCTGCAATGAACTGAACGCTGCTTATGCTGCTGACGGTTATGCTCGTATTAAAGGTATGTCAGCGCTATCTACTACTTTTGGTGTAGGTGAACTTTCCACACTATGCGGTATAGCAGGCTCTTACGCGGAGTACAATCTGGTATTCCATATTGTCGGAATGCCAAAAATACAGTCACAGAAGAAACATGATATAGTGCATCACTCGCTGGGCGACGGAGAATCAAGTATATTTATGGAGATGGCTGCACCAGTAGTATGTGCAAGTACGATGCTTACTCCGGAAAACTGCGTTCAGGAAGTTGAGCGTGTTATCGAAACGGCTCTGGAAAACCACCGTCCTGTCTACATTGCAATACCTCATGACTATGTGAATGCAGATATTTCATCCTTTACGGCACCTGCAAGAAAACCTGTAAAAAGCGATCCTGCAACTCTTGAAGAGGTGGTCTCGATTATTGCAGGTAAACTCTCGAATGCAAAGCAAGCCTGTATTATGCCGGGTTTTCTTGTTGACCGGTTTGGCCTCAAGGACTTATCTATGGCTGTAATTAATGCTTCGGGCTTGCCTTATGTTACTATGGCTCTGGATAAGTCAGTGCTTGACGAGACTAATCCCTCCTACCTGGGATTATATATGGGAAAACTTATCAATCCTGAAATCCGGGAATTTGTGGAATCCTGCGACTGTATCCTTACGATAGGCACTATCCTATCTGATGTTAACACAGGCAAGTTCACGGCTAAGCTGGATAAGTCCCGAATTATCAATATCATGCCTTCAAGTGTCCATATAGGGTATACTGATTATATCAATGTAAAAATGCTTGATGTACTGGAGGAACTCTCCAGAAGGCTTAACAAGCGTACCGATGTCAGTGGCCCTGTTGCCAGCCGTCCCGCCGTTCCCGAGGTAGATGCTGAAGATCCAATAACGGCTGACTATTTATACGCGAAGTATGCGGAGTTCGTTAAGCCTGATGACATAATCATAGCTGACTCAAGCTCATCCTTTTATGGGTTACTGCCCCTACTTTTGCCAGAAGGAACTAAGTTCGAGAACCAGATGCTCTGGGCAGCAATTGGCTGGGCTACTCCAGCTTCCTTTGGCACTGCACTGGCTGCACCTGACAGGCGAGTAATTCTTATTACTGGAGAAGGGTCACACCAGATGACTGCTCAGGAAATCAGCCAGTTTTATCGTCATGGTCTGAAGCCGATTATCTTCGTGCTGAATAATCACGGCTACCTGATAGAAAGAATGCTGTCTGAAAAATTA
Coding sequences within:
- a CDS encoding DNA-directed RNA polymerase subunit K produces the protein MVKEKYTRFERARIIGARALQIAMGAPVLVEDDGRLDPLNLAIEELKAGVIPITVKRKTS
- a CDS encoding DNA-directed RNA polymerase subunit N, whose product is MIPVRCFSCGKVISNYWDEYKRRVNDGENAAVVLDDLGITRYCCRRMFLSHVELVDVLSPYQ
- a CDS encoding 30S ribosomal protein S9, which encodes MVKVVNSSGKHKTATARATVTKGTGKVRINKIPLELYTPELVMMKISEPLLIAGDEVVSGLDINVDVRGGGIIGQANAVRTAVARGIVEWTNDTIIRDNFASYDRNLLVSDSRQKESKNFGGPGARAKYQKSYR
- the rpsB gene encoding 30S ribosomal protein S2; this translates as MEENEQTGQEENNEQPLPEEDVVAEVKPAPEKEAAAKTGSVPVEAEEEEPSAKEGSTSLVSIDEYLAAGVHIGTQQKTQDMMRFVYRVRTDGLYVLDIQSTDERIRVAAKLLSHYDPSRILVVSSRQYGQHPARMFSRSLGTRAMLGRFIPGLLTNPQIHGFFEPDVVIVTDPAGDAQVLKEASSIGVPVVALCDTNNLISNVDLVIPTNNKGRKALSLVYWLLAREVSRLNSTPFNYELTDFETPL
- a CDS encoding 50S ribosomal protein L18e, with the protein product MGKRSLVKLTRKTNPRIVSLILTLKERANTNTAPIWKDIAGRLEMPSRNYAAVNISKINRHTAEDDVLLIPGKVLGAGLLDHPVTVAALTFSGSAVEKITEAGGKCLSLEEIMDENPKGSGIRIFR
- a CDS encoding 50S ribosomal protein L13, with the translated sequence MTVIDANGLILGRLASTVAKQLLSGDEEIYIVNAEKAVISGSRATTLKEYRQTRERGSMEFGPYFPKRPDRILKRTIRGMLPHKRARGRDAMSRLKVYVGVPSEFKDTEAITIADADMRLLSSSKYIELGEVSQKMGSKF
- a CDS encoding alpha-keto acid decarboxylase family protein — protein: MGDISMLTVIQYLLDRLKQLGIRDIFGVPGDFAFPINNAICDDKELRWIGCCNELNAAYAADGYARIKGMSALSTTFGVGELSTLCGIAGSYAEYNLVFHIVGMPKIQSQKKHDIVHHSLGDGESSIFMEMAAPVVCASTMLTPENCVQEVERVIETALENHRPVYIAIPHDYVNADISSFTAPARKPVKSDPATLEEVVSIIAGKLSNAKQACIMPGFLVDRFGLKDLSMAVINASGLPYVTMALDKSVLDETNPSYLGLYMGKLINPEIREFVESCDCILTIGTILSDVNTGKFTAKLDKSRIINIMPSSVHIGYTDYINVKMLDVLEELSRRLNKRTDVSGPVASRPAVPEVDAEDPITADYLYAKYAEFVKPDDIIIADSSSSFYGLLPLLLPEGTKFENQMLWAAIGWATPASFGTALAAPDRRVILITGEGSHQMTAQEISQFYRHGLKPIIFVLNNHGYLIERMLSEKLDYCYNDLAEWQYYKLPEVLGCNDWITRKVTTCGDLDKVMRELDNAKTGAYIEIVTPILSAPSLMEKIHKNL